A window of the Linepithema humile isolate Giens D197 chromosome 4, Lhum_UNIL_v1.0, whole genome shotgun sequence genome harbors these coding sequences:
- the Ogg1 gene encoding N-glycosylase/DNA lyase, with product MSLRNVTKKLYNTCKMNIKQGSIPCLRAELNLGLTLHGGQSFRWTDCDSGYRGIFNGYLWTLSQNDTHLLYTVQGQLKDSVNYDNILFEYFRLSISLQEHYKKWVEVDAHFQKHLNENNAIRILKQDVVENLFSFICSSNNNISRISSMVEKMCLLFGQKICSIENKEYYDFPTIETLKEKNVENILKREKFGYRAAYIVNAAKCLSTLGGKSWLSDLQRENNSYLIAKEQLMTLPGIGPKVADCICLMSLDHLDAIPVDTHIFQIAQANYLPHLKKQKTVTPKIHAEVSNYLRELWGPLAGWAQAIVFSAKINTKPKSTGKRKCENSKNQNLIEAKIRKEV from the exons ATGAGCCTGCGTAATGTTACTAAAAAACTATACAATACGTGTAAAATGAACATAAAACAAGGTAGCATCCCTTGTTTACGTGCGGAATTGAATCTTGGTCTGACGTTGCACGGTGGTCAAAGTTTTAG ATGGACAGATTGTGACAGTGGCTACAGAGGTATCTTTAATGGATATCTTTGGACTTTGTCTCAAAATGATACCCATTTATTGTATACTGTACAAGGACAATTAAAGGATTCTGTAAattatgacaatattttatttgaatattttagattatcAATATCCTTACAggaacattataaaaaatgggTGGAAGTAGATGCACATTTTCAGAAgcatttaaatgaaaataatgctATACGAATTCTGAAGCAAGATGTTgtagagaatttattttcatttatatgtagctctaataataatatatcaag GATATCAAGCATGGTTGAAAAAATGTGTTTGTTATTTGGTCAGAAAATATGctcaattgaaaataaagaatattatgatTTTCCGACAATAGAAACTTTGAAGGagaaaaatgtggaaaatatattaaaaagagaaaaatttggaTATCGTGCTGCATATATAGTCAATGCAGCAAAATGTTTATCTACATTAGGTGGAAAAAGTTGGCTTTCAGATCTACAAAgggaaaataattcttatcttATCGCTAAAGAACAACTAATGACTCTGCCAGGAATTGGTCCCAAAGTTGCTGATTGCATATGTTTAATGTCATTAGACCACTTAGATGCTATACCCGTAGATACTCATATTTTCCAAATTGCACAAGCAAATTACTTGCCACATTTAAAAAAGCAGAAAACGGTTACGCCAAAAATCCATGCTGAAGTTAGCAATTATTTACGAGAATTATGGGGTCCATTAGCTGGATGGGCACAAGCTATtgtattttctgcaaaaattaatactaaacCGAAATCAACTGGAAAGCGAAAATGTGAAAAcagcaaaaatcaaaatttaatagaagcAAAAATTCGTAAAGaagtgtaa